Proteins from a single region of Engystomops pustulosus chromosome 5, aEngPut4.maternal, whole genome shotgun sequence:
- the ARC gene encoding activity-regulated cytoskeleton-associated protein, with protein sequence MAASMALSAIGAPALSVPEQTVALQIGTCSPAEMLDRVRKTQVYILSGVSRQVENELKGFKRSVQRLNSNMTDQSPVVGIQRWKRSIKACLMRCQDTLVNLERWMKREMNSWRGVFSRFEKMVSKADQNLCRTCKMEEKHRRSFYGEKSEKEKEAEANQEEIIDPYAPSPPSSPPPPPPPLPAQSCHPHHWVVISVDILSPPEFDANMSEDPREFLVNLEKYFKRSGWNEKVWLSEVDNHLKGAAKKWWEYRQETVDNWHDFKIAFLQYCERLIVREAIKRDLDLPQRRWEPLEQFVWKKRALYHRLYADANEEDMIRYIISTLHPEIKRFLKSPLPKTMDQLVQMGQEIQFDFEQSEKQTLKAAYSDEQISTKLNVIVTKDPYDSNNSIITEKSSYIEAC encoded by the coding sequence ATGGCAGCAAGCATGGCTCTTAGTGCCATCGGGGCACCCGCTCTCTCTGTGCCTGAACAAACTGTGGCTCTTCAGATTGGTACTTGTAGTCCTGCAGAAATGCTGGACAGAGTCAGGAAGACTCAGGTGTATATCCTTTCCGGGGTTTCCAGGCAGGTCGAGAATGAGCTGAAGGGGTTCAAGAGGTCCGTACAGAGGTTAAATTCTAACATGACTGACCAGTCCCCAGTTGTTGGGATTCAGAGGTGGAAGAGGTCAATCAAAGCTTGTTTGATGAGATGTCAAGATACCTTGGTCAATTTAGAGAGGTGGATGAAGAGGGAGATGAACTCTTGGAGAGGTGTGTTCTCCCGTTTTGAGAAGATGGTTAGCAAAGCCGATCAAAACTTGTGTAGGACATGTAAGATGGAGGAGAAGCATAGGAGGTCTTTTTATggagaaaaaagtgaaaaagaaaaGGAGGCAGAGGCTAATCAGGAGGAGATTATTGATCCTTATGCCCCCAGCCCACCCTcatccccaccaccaccaccacctccactGCCAGCTCAGTCTTGCCACCCACACCATTGGGTTGTAATTTCAGTCGATATCTTGTCTCCTCCTGAGTTTGATGCCAATATGTCAGAGGATCCCCGTGAGTTTTTAGTGAACTTAGAGAAGTACTTCAAGCGTAGTGGGTGGAACGAAAAAGTTTGGCTATCTGAAGTGGACAACCACTTGAAAGGAGCAGCCAAGAAGTGGTGGGAATACAGGCAGGAGACAGTCGACAACTGGCATGACTTCAAAATCGCCTTCCTGCAGTATTGTGAACGGTTAATCGTTAGAGAGGCCATCAAGAGGGACTTAGATCTTCCACAGAGGCGCTGGGAGCCCCTCGAGCAATTTGTGTGGAAGAAAAGGGCCTTGTACCATAGGCTTTATGCTGATgccaatgaggaggacatgatccGTTACATTATTAGCACTCTACACCCAGAGATCAAGCGCTTCCTCAAATCCCCACTCCCCAAGACAATGGACCAATTAGTGCAGATGGGCCAGGAAATCCAATTTGATTTTGAGCAATCCGAGAAGCAGACCCTTAAGGCGGCCTACTCAGACGAGCAGATTAGCACCAAACTCAATGTCATCGTCACCAAGGACCCTTACGATAGTAATAATAGCATAATCACTGAGAAGTCCAGTTACATCGAGGCATGTTAA